The proteins below are encoded in one region of Manis javanica isolate T298 mitochondrion, complete genome:
- the COX2 gene encoding cytochrome c oxidase subunit II has protein sequence MAYPLQLGFQDATSPIMEELLHFHDHTLMIVFLISSLVLYIISLMLTTKLTHTSTMDAQEVETIWTILPAVILILIALPSLRILYMMDEINNPALTVKTMGHQWYWSYEYTDYEDLSFDSYMIPTQDLKPGELRLLEVDNRLVLPMDTTIRMLISSEDVLHSWAVPSLGLKTDAIPGRLNQTTLMSTRPGLFYGQCSEICGSNHSFMPIVLELVPLKTFENWTTSLL, from the coding sequence ATGGCGTACCCGCTCCAATTAGGCTTTCAAGATGCCACGTCCCCAATCATAGAAGAATTACTCCACTTCCACGATCACACACTAATAATCGTGTTCTTGATCAGCTCCCTAGTACTATACATTATCTCTCTCATACTAACAACCAAACTCACCCACACAAGTACAATAGACGCTCAAGAAGTAGAAACCATTTGAACCATCCTCCCCGCAGTTATCCTAATCCTAATCGCCCTGCCCTCCCTACGCATCCTCTACATAATGGACGAGATTAACAACCCCGCCCTGACAGTAAAAACAATGGGCCATCAATGATACTGAAGCTACGAATACACAGACTACGAAGACCTAAGCTTCGACTCATACATAATCCCAACTCAAGACCTAAAACCCGGCGAACTCCGACTTCTAGAAGTGGACAACCGACTTGTACTACCCATAGACACAACCATCCGCATGCTCATCTCATCTGAAGACGTCCTGCACTCTTGAGCCGTCCCATCCCTGGGCCTAAAAACAGATGCTATCCCGGGGCGTCTAAACCAAACAACCCTGATATCAACCCGGCCCGGCCTATTCTACGGACAGTGCTCAGAAATCTGTGGCTCAAATCACAGCTTCATGCCAATTGTCCTCGAACTAGTACCCCTAAAAACATTTGAAAACTGAACTACGTCCCTACTGTAA
- the ATP8 gene encoding ATP synthase F0 subunit 8 has product MPQLDTTTWSITIMSMILTLFVLFQLKISKHYYPHDAETSTKTHHKTLTPWEKKWTKIYSPLSLPQW; this is encoded by the coding sequence ATGCCTCAACTAGACACTACAACATGATCCATTACAATTATATCCATGATCCTGACCCTCTTTGTCCTATTCCAATTAAAAATCTCTAAACACTACTACCCACACGACGCAGAGACCTCAACAAAAACACACCACAAAACACTCACCCCCTGAGAAAAAAAATGAACGAAAATCTATTCACCTCTTTCATTACCCCAGTGATAA